ACCCCATGGCCGATTATTCAAGTCGCGTATCCTTGTTTCCATCATCCAAACTATCAGAGTCCATTTTCTGACACCCATCCGATAACCGATTATCCATGTCCTGGTCGTAGGATTGATTATCCTTGTCTCCATCATCCAGCTATCAGAGTCCATTATCTGACACTCATCACCCGATTACCGATTATCCCAGTATTATAGTTGCTAGTCGTAGTAAATAAATTGCCGATTTTCAGTGTTATCTGAGACTGTGGAACACATTAAAAACAGTAAATAGAAGTAAACTGAAGGTTTTTATAAAGACATTGCAGTGTAATATAGGTATATCGTGAAATATTTCCCAGACAACCAAATGGTTAAAACCTTGGTTAGTGCTTTAATTTGATCTGCCAGCGGGGTCGAACTGTCTATTTAACGTGCCCGTATTATCCGTTCGTTGCCCACTGACTTTGTGAGAACTTTTTACCGCAAGTGATTAACCTTAAGTGGTTTTGTCATTAATaatggctaaaaaaaattcccatggtAACACAAGAATACAGGAGTTTGAAGGCTAGCCTGTCCTCAGTCATATGTGCGCATCTGAACGTTCTATGTCCAGGTCCGCGGCACATTTGTTTGAAGCGTCTGCATCGGTGAAAAGGGGATTAGTGTTAGAATCCCGGTAAAGGCATGAATATATAAATTAGGCATGGAGGTTATGCGCATACGCGGGACGCGACGGCGTCCCGTTGCCAGCCGAGTCGCGCCTCGACGTCCCGTTAGCCCGTCCAAGGTCCGCTGTTACGTCACGGTGTTTGCCGGCGCGCCAAGGCCGGCGGGTGCCGCTGGAATCCGGGCCCCCCCGTCGCGAGAAGAGGGAACACAGTGGTTCGGGACCACATCCTGGCATCTGCGTCTGGAGCTCAACACAGACTTGGAGGTCCCGTGGCCTCAAGGCTCTGAGCGGAACCAAGCGGCCTTTAGTTCATCTGCTTTACCCCCCGGCTCTTGGGTCAAAGAGTTTAAGCACAGTTTCcttcaacctttgaatatatatatatatatactgtatagaagtcgccagcacaggttaaaatttctaatacggttttgaggtagttggttaattcaccgccgcaatcgccaccatctctagggcatcgacttgtggtggtccctagcggacaagtgtccaactcttcaaacacccccttccccctcccgttgaacgaacttgagctgcagtgaatgataggtggggggtgcggggaatgatagcgggcgacagtgctgcgctctaacgcgtaaataaaaactaagacgatacagggcgttacggcagcggccctgcagcggtgaagttcccaagctgctcatcatacgcttctgaaaaacgtagagtaaatcctatccactcgcgacttctatacagtatatatatatattcaaagcttcaacTACATGCAAGTAAAAAATATGTTTgctcaaatactttttttctgctgcatgtaaataatgaataattGACCCAAGTGAATGTAGTTAAGTAGACGCAGTGTTGGCCGCGGCGAGTGACCTTGAGGCACGCTCCTGTCCGCAGGCACAACGACGACGAGCAGTTCTGGAGCAACGCCACGGTGGACGACTGGGCCAAGGAGATGGCAGGCACGCGCATCATCGTCGAGAAGTTCGCCAACATCACCGACAACTCCGTGGTGGGCGTGCGCGCGCCCTACCTGCGCGTGGGCGGCAACAACCAGTTCACCATGATGGAGGAGCAGGCGTTCCTGTACGACTCGACCATCACGGCGCCGCTGTCCAACCCGCCGCTGTGGCCCTACACCATGTACTTCCGCATGCCGCACCGCTGCCACGGCAACCTGCAGCACTGCCCCACGCGCAGCCACGCCGTCTGGGAGATGGTGATGAACGAGCTGGACCGGCGCGAGGACCCGCAGTTCGACGAGTACCTGCCCGGCTGCGCCATGGTCGACTCGTGCTCCAACATCCTGAGCGGCGACCAGTTCTACAACTTCCTCAACCACAACTTCgaccgccactacgagaagaaccGCGCGCCGCTGGGGCTGTACTTCCACGCCGCCTGGCTCAAGAACAACCCCGAGTACCTGGACGCCTTCCTGTACTGGATCGACGAGGTGCTGTCCAGCCACAACGACGTGTACTTCGTGACGATGACGCAGGTGATCCAGTGGATCCAGAACCCGCGCACCGTGTCCGAGGTGAAGAACTTCGAGCCCTGGAGGGAGAAGTGCGCGGTGGAGGGGCGCCCCGCCTGCTGGGTGCCGCACTCGTGCAAGCTGACCAGCAAGGAGCTGCCCGGCGAGACCGTGAACCTGCAGACGTGCGTGAGGTGCCCCAACAACTACCCCTGGGTCAACGACCCCACGGGCGACGGCTTCTTCTGAGCCTCCTCCCCCTGCTCCCCCTGGGACAGTCATCACCGTCTCTCTGTGTGCGAGCCCAAGTCGCGGAACTTTCTTGTGAGCGAGCTGTGAATCCGGGGAGGCGTGGCCCGTGTCACCCCCGTGTCACCCCCGTGTCACCCCGTGTCACCCCCGTGTCACCCCCGTGTGACACCAGCAGTCCCGCTGCGTCGGGGGCAGCCCTGACCCCGCTCCTGCCGACGACGCgagtgtttttatattatgtattgtATCGTGACGCGGCCGCCCTGCGCGGCTGAAGAGCGCGGCACAACAGCCCTCGTCTCTCCCACTCCTGCGGCCCGCCGCAGTCTGTAAAATACCTGTTTTGACAAGTTTTAAATAAAGCGTGCTTGTAAATTAAACCCTTGTCTCATTTTCTCATTTGGCCGTTCCAGCTCCCTTACAATTTGTTATAACCTTTAACATCTCGAATGAGAGAAACACTAGGGCCTTCCATACATTCACATGACTACTTTTGTATGtgaggaaatatatatatttttatcgcACAAGTTGAaggtatatttttaattgtagtgATGCTAGATTTCTTCATGATGGAAACACGCACGTTTGTATATTTTTTCAGGTaactataatataaataattgaaattaaatcTTTCCTATACACAAACACGCCATGTAATTAATTTTGTTCTGTTCAGGTACACAAGACACTGTTGGTGAAATCCTCGCCAGATCCAATCCATCTTAGGCGTTATTTTACAGACTTTGTTCACAAACCctcttgaccttgaaccttataTAACACTCCAACTGACTTAAACGACCTGTTTGCTAATTAACTGAGACGCCAAGGACACGAATGGGATAAAAACGTgtctaattgaaaaaaaaaagccattgtaatgctaaaactaaaaaaaaaaatgtttgaatccGAGAATATTTGTTCGAGAACACATTCAGTTCGTGAGCTCGGTCGTAGGGACCACATCATGTGTGCAgcacatgcatgcatgcatgcatgcatgcctCAGCGGACATGTGCCGCCATGCCACGGGCATGTCGTGCTTCAGGCGCGGCCCGCGAGACTTGCAGTGTGCACTTTCATGGGCATCCACTCTCTCTTCCCAAGGCACGACGTCTGGCAACAACGCCGTCCTTGTCtcggcgcgcgctgttgccaggtTGCACGCCACGGAGCGCCGCAGGtttacacacaaatttataaagtaaagaaaatttattaaaactgtttctgagattttttttgtaaaggaatATTTGAATTGAGAATTTTTGGAAATACACTTTCATCAAGAGAATTATCTGATGAATGCAATTCCAAGGAGATGTAACTGAAATACATTATCTTGGTATAAACCttttatgtaaacaattttttacatcattatttattttaggaACATTTTATCTTTTGTGCAGAGCACGTAATtttattaaatgccttattattaataatgaaattataatgttctgccaccttacactttcagcataggttttatcCCTTTGTTTggatttaatatgcaggttaggccccatctgggcaagtatttaccttgtggaaggtaacaagagttgatgcttgcagtgggagtagGGACTCTGATGGGGACCGGCCTCAATGTTTatcaattaacttttttttatttcagaatgaCCATAATCGTGATAatactgtcattttttttattttgaatttgatcctagttaacaaaaaaaaatagcaaaaattaagaaacttattaaaatgtattattatgaAAAATTTGAAAAGCCACAAGTGTGGCAGACCGCCACTCGACCCGTCCTGGAGACCAACAGGCCGCGTGCCTGTCACTGGCTGTCACTGGCTGTCACTGGCTGTCACTCCTGCTCGCCGGGAGCCACTGGGCCTCGCGGCTCGAGGACGAGCGCGGGCCAATCAGGAGTCGAGGCCTGCAATGGCGAGGACTTCCAGCAAGTAGGTCGGCCGCGTCAGGACGTCAACTGGGGAAAAATATTATGATTCCAGATGAAAAATCTCAACTCAACACTATTGCGATACTTTCTCTGGCTATTGCAGTAGGGATAGAGTtctctcaaaaaaatttttttttgatcattcATATCGAACACATCATCGTCGATATCACACACTAGCCTGAGCACCCgggcttcgctacggcagtctgcaggcagaacactcgcACTGCTCATTGTACAAGACCctcttcgtgggtacgccactgtcgtcgcaaaaaaaaaaaagctgttgcCATGGTTACGCAGTTGGTTTCACCAATGAAATGAAATTCCATCAAATCTTGTTAATCTTTTTTATGGCACATTACAGCATCCAGTGCAAGGGCCACTCGAAAATGGCCtccccctttttattttttttaaacactttggAGCCTAGCTAAATATGACCATTCTGATCCAGCCGGACTCACAAATTtacagtaaattcaaaattttatttcttcaaaacggtaacaacaaacaaattttatattgcatataattaatttgtaaacttttatttatatgaacaaatgtatattacaattatttttaactccataaaatatagatattttgaaaaaaaaaatcatgtttgaaaataaaaaaatctatacataaatttttatgtatttcttaTGTAATTATATATTATCAAAACCTTACCAGCAtacattaaatattacaaaataaagtaTTCAATTGAGGAATACGTTTATATTATAGAAACAATTTGTGCATTTGACCTTggtaaagggggaggggggacctGGAATGGGATCTCACCTTATATTTTTCGCGCTTGGTTGTGAAAACaggtggttttattgttatatatctCCGGCTCCCGTCGTCGTAAGGAAATGACATGTACACTAAATTTTAAGTCAAATCAAgctttcaaacacacaaaaaaagtttcatcgaaatcggtccagtagtttttgcgtgatgcttgaacgaacaaacaaacaacctAAAGTTTTATAATAGTATTGATTGGTAATTCTCACGTTCAAAGTGCAACGTAGTTGGCAAGCGAAGCATATGGAGGATATGGTAAATGCTTTTTTTTAGTtgtgaaaaaaagggggagggggaatttaaATGTTTACGagtagatttaaaaataattatataactataTTATAACTCTAGAAACTCCATGGCTATTTTTTCCCCACaagaacactttaaaacattaatttttttcaaaactggCTTTTGACTTAGAATATTGCTTACTATACTAAAACACCTAAAAGAAAATTTGAATCAAgcatttgagaaacaacataagtcacaaacaacagattttacagaaagtgaataaaatgtaatagtcAATGGCATGTGGCAAAAAATGTATATGTGATACTATGGATACATTACAACGTTAATTTACTTCTCTTTAATGTAAAAAAGAAATACATTGTATTTACAACTCccccaaaaactatatttaaaaatgctggacttatgttgtttctcaatttCCTACATAaactcaaaatatattgttctgaaaTGTGCTATTTTTGCTTTAAGGTAGTCataatattccacaaaacataatatttatttgcgtACACAAAGTAATACTATAAATTTGcttagaacataaaaaaatacctataattatataaatataaatgcatTCAGTCCCTAATGAACTAATCTTGCTGATATGAGAAAGTCTATACGATGTAGGTTTTTAGATCTACCTTTGTATATGCGGCCTACACCAACTTTAACATTGAGAGATcactttttaatacaaataagtaTGCACACGTCCCTCTTCAAAATGAACTATTTGCTGATGATGTGCGGTAAAGTCTACATTGATGTGATTAATCATCAGGCTGGTTTTGCGTTACTTCAGTTACACATGTTGGCCACAAGAATAATTCATTATAGAATGACTGGCAATCTTCTGTGTGTGGCAAGTAGTTTTGCAACTTGCGGAGGTCATCTATTTTGTTCTGGTTGATAGGGATGCAACCTGCAGGATACACCATGTTTTTTGGAAGAACAAGGTCCGCAAGTGTGCAATTGAGAACCCTAAAATGGTGCTTGACAAGGGAATCAATAAATGGTCGTGCCACAACAAGTCCAGCATTGTCACTTGCATAACTGAAGTGCATGAACTGACTTGGTTTGAAGCTTGTTTTCTGGTCTCTAGGCACAGATTTTCCATAGGACTCTTGTGACAGCACATTCCTCTTAAAATACTTGGGCCACCATTGCTTGAAGTCGAGAATGCTGATGGAATCTGCTATTACAACCGTGAAGGATCTCTTGCAGGATGAAGTTACAATTATCTCAACATACTCCTTGATGGTGTACACTCTGTCGTACTTCTTGATTTTTCTCTTGAGTACTGAGAAATCCCTATCGCAGGGCAGGAAAGAGTGTCCTCTTATTGGGAAGTAATGTTCGATATGTCTAAAACGTTTAAGAGAAGTCAAAGCAGACAACATTCTGATGAATGTATGGTTCTTATTTTGTGCGCTGCACCTATCAGAAAATATGTACAACTCTTTGACTCCCTTCAATGACGTATTCAAGAACTCCAAAACAAATGAACATGCCTCATTAGGCCCCTTTGTTGCAATTCCCTCATGGTACACAAAGAAAGTTGCATTGCCATCTTTGAGATTATGTATGCAGAAAACACTGATGGTTAACTGTCTAAGGTAAAACACCTCCTGGACTGGAATGCAAGGCAACTGTAAATTCTGCATGAAATCTATGCAAATGGCTCCCAAATCACCCGCTTTATCAGCTTTGATTATCTCGCTGATTTCCTTTATTTTCGCTGAAAATTTCTTAGCCCGACGCAAATGCACACATTTTTCTGCTTCAGCTACTTTCTTTGCTTTTTGGTTTAAAAAGGGGCTTTTAAGTTTTATATCCAACTCCTCACAAGTCGCACATGTATCTACCTGGGGTAGTCCAAACGACAGAGAAAAATGCTCTCTGAAAACTTTCAGATAGAAGCGATAGTTTGCAGCTGACATTTCAGGGTACTTCTCTTGGAAGAGCGAGTACATGATCTTGACGTCTAGCTTCTCGCTTAAGTAGTGGTATTCTTTGCTACTGTAGTGTGATATTTTAACTGGAAAAGAGGATATATGCTGCTTAATAGCATATAATTTTTCATCACAGCTTCTGTTCTGTTCTGTGTATAGAATGTTTCGTTACGACATAACATAAATTAGAGTTTACCAAATTTCATAAGATGattatagtttttatatatttattatttttaatgtggcagctctgttctaaaatatataaaaatgcaatatttaatggGGACTGTtcctgaaataataataataacagcagcagcagcagatcAACACTGGATTTATAAAATGCACAATGTTATGACTTGTAGTTCCAAAAATGAAGTTACAAAATGCACATTTCTTTCATAGTAAAGTTATATCCTATGGCTTATCGTTATAAATCGAGTTACAAAATACACATTAATTGCTGGTTATAGTGATAAATGTAACAATTGAATATGGCGAGGCATGTCCGGCCTTAACACAATAAAATCTATGGCTATACAGGAATCAAGCAAattggtgctttgtggtgtttGAGCGGggtatttgagaaacaacataagtcctgGACTTGTGTTGTTTCTCAAATACATAGCAATTAGAGAAGGCTATATCTATGCAATGATTGTGTGGACCTACGTGGTCATTTGCCAGCATGTACAACTACCCTCCAACAAACTGTTATTGTTGATAACTCATTTTCGCCAAAAtgtggacttatgttgtttctcaaattcCCGATtcaattagttaaataaaatgcCGTATATAAATAGTAAGTTAATATAAtgttgatattattttaaaatgaaggTAACTGTCAAATATTCCGAAATGGACATATCACTTTAGTAAGCAAACTGCCAATTAGAAAAACTCACTAAAGACAGCGTTTACGACGGCCCATCATATTTGTGTGACTGTGAAAACGCATCATCAGGACGTAGCACGGTTGCCGTTCAGAGTTGCAGCAGAGAGTTGCGTACATCCCTGAACGGTATCAAATTACGAACCAGGAAATTTTTTCAGTCACATTTAATATACGATACACACAATGAAGTGCATATACACAATTATATACAGTATAAACCATATAAATATATTAGCGTATATACATTGTTAGGTATGAGTTAAAATTGCATAACCAGGAATGTACACAACACAGTTTTTATGTGACCATGTTTCTTTCCGGACAACCGGAACCAGAGGTCGACAGTCCCGGGCGTTAAGGGCGACGCGTGGCTTCGCGTCAGGCATCACATCGCCCCTACGAGCGGGTTCTATGTTGTACGGCTTCCAGGATGCCCAGACTTCATTTCGGTGCTGGAAAAAATCTCGGCCATACTTAACATTTCcctcaacaaaaaaataattataaaggcGGAACATGAAGCCATGGCTTGAATCCATACTTCATAAGTTTGTCGAAAGTCTACAAGTAAACGTACGCCACTCATGAATCTTCAACAAACACTAAATGAAATGTGTTTTTCTAAGACTCTTCACACCGCTTGTCTCCCAACTCGGGTAAACGACAGCATAAAAGCGCGGGTGTGTTTTTTTCGTTTTTCACCGGAGAACAACACCTGGAAGATTCTGggtcattattatttaaaaaaagaaaaataatcacGCCGACATTAGCGGACAGATGGTTGCGAATTCCTGCTCGTGGGTAGGTAATGGGTCGCGCGAAACTCGTGTGTTTCCACGAAGCTCATTTCCCGAGGAGTCCCGCTCCCCCTTCGTTTACCGAGAGGGCCCGGCCTTGGAGACTCAACTGCGGCGTGAAGCCATCAGCTGACCTCATAACCCCCTCTACCCTCACCCTTCAGACTCCAAGAGTCCCGCTGCTGAGACGCCTGTCGCTTGCCTCACATAACCATTACTGCCAGCTACACATAGAaccggcttgttaacatttaaaaacttaaatcgtTTTACCATCTttaatcataaaatttaattttataaaaattccaagaccataaataagtttatattgacagtattattaaaaaCGTAGACTTactgacaaaaaataataattcaatccTAAACATCAAGTATTATCCCATAAAATTATGTGATACACCCAAAAGAGCAAAAATGTTTAGTATTCAATggtaagaaaaaaaagtttttttttgacaaaaacaaTTGAAATCAAGTTGGCGTCCAAATGTTACTTTACAATATGCAGTGTTTcagttacattaacaaaaatgTCATTAtgttacaaagttgtgtctaaaacgttAGCGCTCTATGGtgtgcatctggcaacagagcgcaccgcaacaaggacagcgctaatggaaGAAAGCGTgcgttggaaagagagagtagcTACCCATTTAAATGCTCACTGCTAACTCAGGATGAGACGTGCTATAGGGTGAGCTGCCAAGACGCCTGGAAAAACTAGTCACAAGGGAAGAGGCTCATGCTGAGATTGATAATTTAACAGTCCAAACCATTTGTTGTTGATGTAAGTTATTTAGAGCTCATATcctaattatattaatttttttctgtgtttccTCACACCATGAAACATGCATTCAGGTATTCGCCACCGAGCTACTGGTTTCCATAGCCTCGTGCTGAGAATACAGCTCAACACCTGCGTGCAGAGCTCGGCGACCGTGTTCACTAACAAGTTACTTTTAAGTGACGAAACTGAGGAGTTGATTTCATTGAAAGAGTATTTTCAAAGTCTCATAAGCATTTGGCAAAGTACTTTCGAGGGAAACTTTATCTGTGTATCCAACTTAATTTAGCATAGCATTACAAATCAGTTACTGCTAGAACACAGACTCATTACAACTCAACTCGAACAGGTGACCTTCACTCTAGTGAGTACACAAGTGTGTGAGTCCCCCGCGGCACTATTTCTCGAAGTTCTGAACGGCAGGGCATAAAAATCCGGGGAATGTGTTTTTGTGAACAGATCCAACTCAGGCATCATCTgggtttcgtgattggctgagtgTCTTTTGAGGAACTTGTCCGTtatcagctcccccccccccaactcca
The Bacillus rossius redtenbacheri isolate Brsri chromosome 14, Brsri_v3, whole genome shotgun sequence DNA segment above includes these coding regions:
- the LOC134538955 gene encoding chitin deacetylase 1 yields the protein MARCAMGVIFLCVAAVCLHVAAAYHNPYVRVKRQEEVVVKKDESFEQELCKDKDAGEWFRLVAGEGDNCRDVIQCTSSGLQAIRCPAGLYFDIEKQTCDWKDAVKNCKLKNKERKAKPLLFTDEPLCNDGSLACGDGNCIERGLFCNGEKDCSDGSDENTCDNDNDPNRAPPCDPAVCVLPDCFCSEDGTTIPGDLPAKEVPQMITITFDDAINNNNIELYKEMFNGKRKNPNGCDIKATFFVSHKYSNYSAVQETHRKGHEIAVHSITHNDDEQFWSNATVDDWAKEMAGTRIIVEKFANITDNSVVGVRAPYLRVGGNNQFTMMEEQAFLYDSTITAPLSNPPLWPYTMYFRMPHRCHGNLQHCPTRSHAVWEMVMNELDRREDPQFDEYLPGCAMVDSCSNILSGDQFYNFLNHNFDRHYEKNRAPLGLYFHAAWLKNNPEYLDAFLYWIDEVLSSHNDVYFVTMTQVIQWIQNPRTVSEVKNFEPWREKCAVEGRPACWVPHSCKLTSKELPGETVNLQTCVRCPNNYPWVNDPTGDGFF